GCCTCATCATGGACGTCAACTTGAGCGACATCCATACCGTGGGCCACCGGCCCGAGCGCCTCGCCCTCTGGGCCCGAGTGGCCCAGGAGGTCACGCAGAAGTACGCCCGGTAGTGACGCGGAGAGGGGGAGAGGGGGAGACACGGAGACAGGGAGAGGGGGAGACAGGGCCGGGAGCGATGCCAGGGCACACAGGCGGTTGCCCGCCGGTTGTCCTTGATGCCCACTACCACAGGCTGTGCCTCTGCTCGAGCTTCGCCCTGTCCGCGCCTACCTCCCTGTCTCTCACCCCCTCTCCCCGTCTCCCTGTCTCCCCCTCTCCCTTGATGCCACTCACCATCTGCGCTAACCTGCGCCCAGTCTCTCCGCGGCGATGAGACTCATCTGCTCCTAGGAGTATCAGCAATGGTTCGCATCGGTATCGTCGGTTCCGACAACTCCCACGCCATCGCCTTCTCCAAGCTCTTCAACCTCTCTCCCCCCGGCAGCGAGGTTGCGCCCGAGGACTTCCGCGTGGTCGCCCTCTACGGGACGGACGCCGCCCGCAATCAGGAGGTGGCGGAGGCCGGCGCCATCGAGACCATCGTAGATAAGCCGGAAGACATGTTGGGAATGGTGGACGCGGTGATGGTGGTCTGGCGACATGGCGACTTGCATGCCCAGTACGCCCTGCCCTTCATCAACGCCGGCATCCCCACCTGGGTAGACAAGCCCTTCGCTATCAAAGTAGAAGACGCCAAAGCCATGATCGAGGCCGCAGAGCGGAGGAACACCCCCCTGAGCGGCGGCAGTACCCTCAAGCACTCGCTGGACATGATGGCCTTCCGGGCACGGCTGTCGGCGGAGGGCGGGCGCTCCATCAAGCCCATCGTCGCTGGCACCATCAACTACTACGCCGCCCTGGAGAACGAGTACGGTGGCATTTACTTCTACGGGTCGCACCTAGCCGAGATGACCATGGCCATCTTCGGCTACGATGCCCGCTCGGTGACCGCGGTGGAGCACAAGGGCAACGTGGCTGCCGTAGTCAAGTACGACGACTACCACGTGGTGATGAACTTCCTGGAGAAGGCTAAGAGCATTCCCTACGTGCTCGTCTTCGGCGAGAACGGCACCCTGGTGCACGAGCTGGACGGCACCACTGGCTACCAGATGGGCGTGGCCAACTTCGTCAAGATGGTGCAGAACAAGCGCGCGCCCTTCCCCCTGGACCACCTGCTTCAGCCTGTGGCGCTCCTGCAGGCGGTGGACGTCTCCATGCGCGAGAAGCGCGAGGTGGCCCTGAGCGAGCTCGTCTAGGGCCGAGCCGTCGCCCGCGGGCCATGGTGAATGCCCGCGGGCGATCCTCCGTCCGGCAATCATTTGACGCGCTGACTGCGCATTGCTAGAATGGGGTTGTCAGTGGCCCCACCTGCCGAGGTAGCTCAGTTGGTAGAGCACTTGACTGAAAATCAGGGGGTCCCCAGTTCAAGTCTGGGCCTCGGCACCACACAGACGGCCGACTCCGCGTCGGCCGTCTTGTCTTGCTACCTCGGGCGCGCCAACATGACCCTGTGAGGCACTACCCATGACCCAGCCCGTCACCCTCACCGTCGGCCCCCGGAGCGCCGACCTCTGCGGCTCCGATCACCGCGCCCTCCAGGCCGCCGTGGACTACGTCGCCGGCTTCGGCGGCGGCCTCGTCCGCGTCCTCCCCGGCACCTATCTCATGCGCGACTCCCTCCACCTGCGCTCCGGCGTCCGGGTGGAGGGCAGCGGCGAGGACACCATCCTCCTCAAGGATGCCTCCCGCACCTCCCCTCTCTACCTGGACGGCGACTACGGCGAGGAGCAGATCACCCTGGTGGACGCCACCGGCTTCGAGCCGGGCATTAGTGTCACGGTCACGGACGATCGCAGCGGCGGGTTCCATGTCACCGTTGCCCGCGTCACCGGCCGCGAGGGGAACACGCTCCTCATCGACAGACCCCTCCAGGCCGACTACCTGGTCTCGGCCGGGGCCGTGGCCCACACTACCTTCCCCGTCATCAGCGGCTACCATATCCGTGGCGCCTCGGTAGCCCACCTGACCGTGGACGGCAACCGGGAGGCCAACGTCCCTCTCACCGGCTGCCGCGGGGCGGGCATCTTCCTCTATCGGGCCCATGGGACGGTGATCGAGGGCTGCGCCGTCCGTCGCTACAACGGGGACGGCATTAGCTTCCAGCAGTCCAACGATGTAATCGTGCGCGACTGCGAGTGCGCCCACAATGCCGAGCTGGGCCTTCACCCGGGCAGCGGCTCCCAGCGGCCGGTCATCTCCGGCTGCCGCTCCCATCACAACGGGCGCATCGGCCTGTTCCTCTGCTGGCGCGTGCGCCACGGCAGGTTCACTGGCAACGTCCTTGAGGCCAACGGCCAGTACGGCATATCTATCGGCCACAAGGACACAGACAACCTCTTCGAAGACTGCACCGTGGTGGGCAACGGGCGACATGGCATCTACTTCCGCCCCGAATCCGAGCCCATGGCCGGCCACCGCAACACCTTCGTACGCTGCACCATCCTGGGAAACGGCCCCGAAGACGCAGGCGGAGGGGCCGGCGTGCGCGTGGAAGGCTTCACCCGAGGGATCGTCCTACGGGACTGCGTCATCGGCGATGATGGCAGCGGCAGGCAGCACTACGGAGTGAGCGTCGGGCCAGACGCGGAGCCGGTGGCCCTGGAGTCAGTCACCTTCCGAGGTAACCTAGTGGCCGAGATCCACCACGAGGGCAGCCAACGAACCTCGCGCGCGAACTCGGCCTAGAGCGCACAAGGGGGGCGGCTCTCGGCCGCCCCCCTTGTGCTGATGGCAGCCGGCATCACCAAGTGCGCTGGAAGATCACCTCGTAGCTGTAGTGGTAGAGGGAGTTGGCCACCGGGTTGCCCGTCTCCTCGCACTTCTGGTCCTCCCCGATGTCCACCGTGAGCGGCGGAGTGGTGTCGCTGGTGCCCTCGTTCACCCTCACCCAGTAGGTCCCCCGGTACATGTCGAATACGGCCCACCCAGGACCTAGCTCCGGCTTCCCCCCAGTCGTGATCACCGCCCCATCCGGCCCTCCCCAGTGCACGTGGAGCGGCACCCCGGGGATGCCGTTCCCGGCCGGGTCCAACACGTTGATGAAGATGTTGTGCATTCCGTGGTTCTCGCAAGGCGTGAGTTGCCGCCACGACACCAACCGGTAGTCCACGCCCGCTCTGGCCGGGACCGGAGTGTCCGTCGGAGCCGGAGCCGCCGCATCCTGGGACGCCGCCGGCGCCGCGGGCGGGGCCGGAGTGGACGTGGGGGGCACGGGCGTATCCGTAGGCACCGCAGTCTCAGTAGGCACCGGCGTCGCCGTGGGTGGCACGGGAGTGTCCGTCGGCACCGGGGTGCTGGTCGCCGCAGGCGTGGGCGAAGGGGCAAACGTCGGCGTGGAAGTGACGTCCTGGGCCAGCACCATCGGCGTCAGCGCCCTAGCCGTGGCCTGTAACTCCACGTAGCCAGCCCACCCTCCACCCACCGAGGCCATCACTCCCACCGACCGCAGCAGCCCCACAACCCCCGAGAGCAGAACCCAGAGCACCAGGAGGGCGGCCAGAGCCAGGCGCACCCGCCCCCCGACCGACAGCCTGGGGCCAGTGGACGCCGCTCCCGAACGGCCCCGGGCGCGAGCAGCCCGCTCCGGCACCGCCGCCTCGAGCACGGGCTCATCTACGCAGGCGCCCCCGAGCCCGACACTCTCCTCCACCGGCTCCGTCGCTTCCACAAGCTCTCGCAGGACGCTCAGCCCTTCCGCCTGCAGGCGGGCACAAGTGCCCGCCGGAAGGTACCAGGCCATTGTCGGCGCCACTGCCTTGGCCCCCTGGGAAGGCATCCCACCGGAAAGCAGGCTCCGGTCCACGTACAGGAAGCAGCCTTCGCGGATCGCCGGCCGATCCAGCTCGTCCCTGAGCTCGATCGAGCCCTGCTCGATGATGGCAAAGCCGGACTCGCTCCGCAGGGAGATATCCTCTCCCGGCTCTAGCCATGCCGGTTCCAGGTGGCCGGCCAGCCGGCGCAAGTCAGCACGGCTGACGCCCTCGAATTCCGCCATTCCTGCCAGCCAGTCGGCGAAACCTTCGGCTGCCACCTCGGAGCGAAAGCCCAGGGCCGAGTCTAGCGCGATGAGCGAGGCCGGGAACTGGCGCACCATCTCCTGGATGTTCGACACGCTCAGGGTCCAGGCGCGCACCTGCGTCACCGCCTCGGCCTGTACCGAGTACGTCTGGCCGCTCAGGGCGTCCGCCTCACCTACCACGCTTCCCGGCCCCAGGCGGGCCAACTCGTGACCACCGCTGCTGAGCAGCCGCACCCATCCCCGCGCCAGGATGAACACGCGATCCGCCTTCGACCCGGACTGCACTAGCGTGGCCCCGGGATCGAGCCTCACCTCTTCCAGGCGATCCTCGAGGAAGGCGCGGTCTCCCGGGTTAAAACCGCTGAACAGCGGCACGTTGCTGAGGCTGGGTCTCTCCACTTGGCGACCTCCGTTAGCTCACCGGGTGTGGCTTAGGTGGTGGGCGGAGTGGCCTCACCGCTCAGGCGGGTGAGGTCAATTAGCCAGACGGCCCACTCATCCCCACCACAGCCGGCCGCGGCCACCGACAGCTCCACTGCGCGACTCACCGCCTCCCCCCCAGCTCCCACAGCGTACAGCCGGTAGACCGCGCCCGGACTCAAGCGGAAGTCGGCGTAGCCCGGTTGCCCAGGCTCCTTTAGGCCCGTAACGGCCACCTGCGAACCCCTCTGCCACTCCAGGCGGATTCTCTGCCCGGCCACGCCCTCGCCCTGAGGCCCGAACACCCGTACCTGAACTGCGTCCTCCCGCGCTGACCTGTCGCAGGCGGACTGAAGCCGCGTGACAACGTAGAACGGCTGACCAGCGCCAGAACGTGGGGTAGCCTCGGAGACCGAAGGGACAGCCGTGTCCTCTGCTTGCACCTGCGATAGGGCCTCCAGAGTCGCGGCGTATACTAGCAGATCGGGCCGCTGCCGGCCAAACACCGAGGCCAGGCTTACCAGAGCCCGGCCCGTCGTCCGATCCCCGGCCGCCATGGCCTGCGCCGCTGCTTCCTCCGCCATCGTGGCAATCGCCAGATCGTCCAGCTCGGGAAACGCACACCGCGCCTCCTCCCGGGTGGTCGGACGGGCCAACGCCACGCACCCCAGATACT
This genomic window from Anaerolineae bacterium contains:
- a CDS encoding cyclic nucleotide-binding domain-containing protein; amino-acid sequence: MERPSLSNVPLFSGFNPGDRAFLEDRLEEVRLDPGATLVQSGSKADRVFILARGWVRLLSSGGHELARLGPGSVVGEADALSGQTYSVQAEAVTQVRAWTLSVSNIQEMVRQFPASLIALDSALGFRSEVAAEGFADWLAGMAEFEGVSRADLRRLAGHLEPAWLEPGEDISLRSESGFAIIEQGSIELRDELDRPAIREGCFLYVDRSLLSGGMPSQGAKAVAPTMAWYLPAGTCARLQAEGLSVLRELVEATEPVEESVGLGGACVDEPVLEAAVPERAARARGRSGAASTGPRLSVGGRVRLALAALLVLWVLLSGVVGLLRSVGVMASVGGGWAGYVELQATARALTPMVLAQDVTSTPTFAPSPTPAATSTPVPTDTPVPPTATPVPTETAVPTDTPVPPTSTPAPPAAPAASQDAAAPAPTDTPVPARAGVDYRLVSWRQLTPCENHGMHNIFINVLDPAGNGIPGVPLHVHWGGPDGAVITTGGKPELGPGWAVFDMYRGTYWVRVNEGTSDTTPPLTVDIGEDQKCEETGNPVANSLYHYSYEVIFQRTW
- a CDS encoding right-handed parallel beta-helix repeat-containing protein, whose protein sequence is MTQPVTLTVGPRSADLCGSDHRALQAAVDYVAGFGGGLVRVLPGTYLMRDSLHLRSGVRVEGSGEDTILLKDASRTSPLYLDGDYGEEQITLVDATGFEPGISVTVTDDRSGGFHVTVARVTGREGNTLLIDRPLQADYLVSAGAVAHTTFPVISGYHIRGASVAHLTVDGNREANVPLTGCRGAGIFLYRAHGTVIEGCAVRRYNGDGISFQQSNDVIVRDCECAHNAELGLHPGSGSQRPVISGCRSHHNGRIGLFLCWRVRHGRFTGNVLEANGQYGISIGHKDTDNLFEDCTVVGNGRHGIYFRPESEPMAGHRNTFVRCTILGNGPEDAGGGAGVRVEGFTRGIVLRDCVIGDDGSGRQHYGVSVGPDAEPVALESVTFRGNLVAEIHHEGSQRTSRANSA
- a CDS encoding Gfo/Idh/MocA family oxidoreductase, with the protein product MVRIGIVGSDNSHAIAFSKLFNLSPPGSEVAPEDFRVVALYGTDAARNQEVAEAGAIETIVDKPEDMLGMVDAVMVVWRHGDLHAQYALPFINAGIPTWVDKPFAIKVEDAKAMIEAAERRNTPLSGGSTLKHSLDMMAFRARLSAEGGRSIKPIVAGTINYYAALENEYGGIYFYGSHLAEMTMAIFGYDARSVTAVEHKGNVAAVVKYDDYHVVMNFLEKAKSIPYVLVFGENGTLVHELDGTTGYQMGVANFVKMVQNKRAPFPLDHLLQPVALLQAVDVSMREKREVALSELV